The Equus caballus isolate H_3958 breed thoroughbred chromosome 12, TB-T2T, whole genome shotgun sequence genome contains a region encoding:
- the LOC138916613 gene encoding olfactory receptor 5W2-like: MVGENCSSLNGFIFLGISNNAGMKVILFTMFLVVYLINLLGNLGMIILIRMDSQLHTPMYFFLSPLSFCDLCYSTAIGPKMLVDVFAKNKSIPFLGCALQFFISCTFADSECLLLAVMAFDRYKAIRNPLLYAVNMSNRVCSLLMAGVYLVGMADALIHTTLTFRLCFCGSNEINHFFCDLPPLFLLSCTDTQVNVLVLFTVFGFIELSTISGVLVSYCYIIISVLKIHSAEGRFKAFSTCTSHLTAVAIFQGTMLFTYFRPSSLYSLDQDKITSLF; the protein is encoded by the coding sequence ATGGTTGGCGAAAATTGCTCCTCCTTGAATGGATTCATTTTCTTGGGAATTTCCAATAACGCTGGGATGAAAGTGATCCTGTTTACTATGTTTCTAGTTGTTTATCTCATTAATCTTTTGGGAAATCTTGGAATGATCATTTTAATTAGAATGGATTCCCAACTGCACACACcgatgtactttttcctcagccCCCTCTCATTCTGTGACCTCTGTTATTCCACAGCAATTGGTCCCAAGATGTTGGTGGACGTATTTGCCAAGAACAAATCAATCCCCTTCCTTGGCTGTGCTCTGCAATTCTTCATCTCATGTACCTTTGCAGATTCTGAGTGTCTATTATTGGCCGTGATGGCCTTTGATAGATACAAGGCCATTAGAAACCCATTGCTCTATGCAGTCAACATGTCCAATAGAGTGTGCTCTCTGCTCATGGCCGGGGTTTATCTCGTGGGAATGGCAGATGCTTTGATACACACCACATTAACGTTCCGCTTATGTTTCTGTGGGTCAAATGAGattaatcatttcttctgtgatttaccaccacttttcctcctttcctgcacTGATACACAAGTCAATGTGTTGGTATTATTCACTGTTTTTGGCTTCATTGAACTGAGCACCATTTCAGGGgttcttgtctcttattgttaTATTATCATATCAGTCTTGAAGATCCACTCAGCTGAAGGGAGGTTCAAAGCTTTCTCCACCTGCACCTCCCACTTAACTGCTGTAGCAATTTTCCAGGGAACTATgctctttacatattttagaccGAGTTCTTTATACTCCTTAGATCAAGACAAAATAACCTCATTGTTTTAA